ATTAAGCAAGGATGCGCTGCTGGAACAGTAAACCACTGATCCGCATCCACGCCAATGCAGTAGACACCTTTTTGGGAAGCAACTTCCTGGAGAGCGCCATTTCCAGTAAGGCCACCTGCGCCGAAGATCACGTCGGCACCCTGATCCATCGCCTGCTTAGCTGTTGCCGCACCCCACTCTGGGTCAACAAAAGCCTGGCTGATTTCACCGGGATGATAAGTAGAAATGACATTAATTTTAGGATTTACAGATTTGGCACCAGCGATGTAACCCTCATTGAATGCGACAACAGGAGGTATCAGATCCGTTCCAAGGACCGCTGCAATGGTTCCACTTTTTGTCATTCCAGCTGCCAACACGCCAGCCAAGAATCCAGATTGATCCTCATGGAAGATCAGGCCAGCCAAGTTGGGAAGCGCTTCACCTTGGTATTGGTCAACACCGATAAACAACGTATCTGGATTTTCCTTAGCAGCTTTAGTGGTTGCATCACCTAGAGCAAAACCAACCGTGACAATGACTTGGTACTCCGCTTCAATGAATTGAGCCAGATTGTCTGCATAATCCTTGGCGTCTTGAGTTTCAATATACTTGATGTCTCGGTCTCCTAGACTGAGATTGGACTTGGCCAACTCAACACCTTCCCAGGCAGATTGGTTAAAGCTGCGATCATTGACTCGTCCCACATCTGTCACCAATCCAACTTTGATTGTGGCAGCTGAGAGGGTTGTGACGGCTAACAGGAGCATTACACTGCTCAACCAGAGGACTGACAACCATAAGATTCGTGGCTTGGGCATGAGGACTCCTCAGGAATGGTGAGTTGAATTTCACTGACAGAAGTAATGTTAGATGGACAAGATAAACGCTAACAAACTTTGCCAAAAGGAAAAAAATTAGTCTTCTTCTACATCTTGGTCAAGGGCAATCCGGTCATAAACGCAATTTGATTGGATATTTTTTGCTGGCTCCTCAGCAATAACACACACTTTCAGGATATTCAGAATCGCTTGCTCTGCTTCTGCTTTTGTACGTGCGTGAACCAAGGCAATTGGTTGTTGCTGGCTCACGTAATCATTGAGATTCCCAAAATTTTCGAATCCAACTGCATAGTCAATTTGTTGGTCGGCGTGGGTTCTCCCTCCTCCCAAGTGGACTAGGGCCAGTCCAATTTGCCTTGCATCCATTTTCACAAGATAACCACTTTGCTTTGGCAGCACTGGGAAAAGCACAGCGGCTTTTTCTAAATGATGGTCAAATTGCTCAACAAGATCAGTTGGTCCTCCTAGAGCTGCTACCATTTTTGCAAAAAATTCTGCCCCTGACCCGTCTTCCCGGGCATTTCTGATTCTAGCCCTACCATCCTCAGCAGAGGCAACTAAGCCTCCAAGAAAAAGTAATTCTCCACCGAGGGAGACGATGACTTGATCAAGACGAGGGTCAACCTTTTCGTTTTTTAGATATTTGATGGTTTCCAGAACTTCCAAGCCGTTCCCTACATTCAAACCAAGAACTTGGTTCATATCTGTAAGCAGTGCAGAGGTCTTTACTCCATTCCCATCAGCAACAGCAACTATGCTTCTAGCCAAAGCCATTGACTGATCATGGGTTGGCATGAATGCACCGGATCCTGTTTTGACGTCCATTACCAAAGCATCCAATCCCGCGGCCAGTTTCTTGGAGAGTATTGAAGCCGTAATCAACGGAATGCTCTCGACGGTAGCTGTCACATCTCGAATCGCATAAAGACGGCGATCTGCAGGAGCCAATTCTGAAGTTTGCCCAATGATGGCGACGCCTACCTCTCTGACAACTTGTCGTAATTTCGCCAAATCTGGTGCAGTCTGATATCCAGGAATCGAATCCAGTTTATCCAGTGTCCCCCCCGTATGGCCCAGTCCACGACCAGAGATCATTGGCACATACCCCCCACATGCGGCAACCAGGGGCCCCAGCATTAGACTTACCTTATCCCCAATACCCCCCGTGGAGTGCTTGTCCAAAACTGGACCATTTAGATCCAGGTTCTTCCAATTGAGGGTATCTCCAGAGTTCATCATTGCCCACGTTAATCCCGCACATTCTTTTGCGGTCATACCCTGAAAATAGACTGCCATTGCAAAGGC
The DNA window shown above is from SAR324 cluster bacterium and carries:
- the deoA gene encoding thymidine phosphorylase produces the protein MIPQELIRKKRDGLELTLPEIEFLVGGLTSGQLSEGQVAAFAMAVYFQGMTAKECAGLTWAMMNSGDTLNWKNLDLNGPVLDKHSTGGIGDKVSLMLGPLVAACGGYVPMISGRGLGHTGGTLDKLDSIPGYQTAPDLAKLRQVVREVGVAIIGQTSELAPADRRLYAIRDVTATVESIPLITASILSKKLAAGLDALVMDVKTGSGAFMPTHDQSMALARSIVAVADGNGVKTSALLTDMNQVLGLNVGNGLEVLETIKYLKNEKVDPRLDQVIVSLGGELLFLGGLVASAEDGRARIRNAREDGSGAEFFAKMVAALGGPTDLVEQFDHHLEKAAVLFPVLPKQSGYLVKMDARQIGLALVHLGGGRTHADQQIDYAVGFENFGNLNDYVSQQQPIALVHARTKAEAEQAILNILKVCVIAEEPAKNIQSNCVYDRIALDQDVEED
- a CDS encoding BMP family ABC transporter substrate-binding protein — encoded protein: MPKPRILWLSVLWLSSVMLLLAVTTLSAATIKVGLVTDVGRVNDRSFNQSAWEGVELAKSNLSLGDRDIKYIETQDAKDYADNLAQFIEAEYQVIVTVGFALGDATTKAAKENPDTLFIGVDQYQGEALPNLAGLIFHEDQSGFLAGVLAAGMTKSGTIAAVLGTDLIPPVVAFNEGYIAGAKSVNPKINVISTYHPGEISQAFVDPEWGAATAKQAMDQGADVIFGAGGLTGNGALQEVASQKGVYCIGVDADQWFTVPAAHPCLISSAMKLITPAVADLIGQAQAGTFKGGNVFGAAGLAPFHDFDSAVPQPLKDMLTAAKAGLDSGIIKTGYGN